In Planococcus lenghuensis, one genomic interval encodes:
- a CDS encoding DUF2538 family protein, whose protein sequence is MYFINQNHEDNFIALRQYYSKQEHDPEYQAHLYIAAVPELFDLLDPFVLQKASGAALTTLMTYNEQAGNLMPSHGGLTSATTHLLEIGMSLYNGYPCNLDFRPSNEHAEVIIQALKIRYGL, encoded by the coding sequence ATGTACTTCATTAATCAGAACCACGAAGATAATTTCATCGCGCTGAGGCAGTATTACAGCAAACAGGAACACGATCCGGAATATCAGGCCCATCTTTATATTGCCGCGGTACCGGAGCTCTTTGACCTGCTGGATCCGTTTGTCCTCCAGAAAGCGAGCGGTGCAGCGCTGACCACATTGATGACGTATAACGAACAAGCCGGCAACTTGATGCCGAGTCATGGCGGTCTGACCAGTGCGACTACGCATCTCTTAGAAATTGGTATGAGCCTATACAACGGTTATCCATGCAATTTAGATTTTCGTCCATCTAACGAGCATGCTGAAGTGATTATTCAAGCGTTAAAAATTCGATACGGTCTTTAA
- a CDS encoding MerR family transcriptional regulator, protein MAIYSPADLAALLKVKESTVRKYSLLLEEVGYEFQRNAQGQRWYRDEDVIALQKFVTLKRNGDMTLKDCAEGVLAWSKGSDITEVRTVTYNADERYNSVITPAIQEEVQSLRELLEKQHETITGLQQELSAERERQEQKDQALFRAIEQLQETLDKEREQTENVLPEPDFTSPPETKTEEKRSFFSRFFNKKKS, encoded by the coding sequence ATGGCGATATACAGCCCTGCGGATCTCGCTGCCTTGCTGAAGGTAAAGGAGTCTACTGTGCGTAAGTACTCGCTGCTGTTGGAGGAAGTCGGATATGAGTTCCAGCGCAACGCCCAAGGACAGCGCTGGTACCGCGATGAGGACGTTATAGCGCTACAGAAGTTTGTAACGCTCAAGCGTAACGGCGATATGACGCTGAAAGACTGTGCTGAAGGGGTGTTAGCGTGGTCAAAGGGCAGCGATATAACGGAGGTTCGAACCGTTACATATAACGCTGATGAGCGTTATAACAGCGTTATAACGCCGGCGATTCAAGAAGAGGTTCAGAGCTTGCGTGAACTCCTGGAGAAACAGCACGAGACTATCACCGGCCTTCAGCAAGAATTGTCAGCAGAACGGGAACGCCAGGAACAGAAAGACCAGGCCCTGTTCCGTGCAATTGAACAGCTGCAGGAAACATTGGACAAGGAAAGGGAGCAAACTGAGAATGTGTTACCGGAACCAGACTTTACGTCACCGCCAGAAACAAAAACGGAAGAAAAACGGTCATTTTTTTCTCGTTTTTTCAACAAAAAGAAATCCTGA